In a genomic window of Pirellulales bacterium:
- a CDS encoding SUMF1/EgtB/PvdO family nonheme iron enzyme, which yields MRIREVFLGSLAILAVVSAPASGDDFGGGEHAFTIEFVTVGAPGNPPDALPNTAGAVPYVYRIATYEISEQMVDAANALGGLGITKDERGPEKPATSVTWFEAAAFVNWLNTSTGHPPAYKFDDAGAFQLWLPSDPGYDATNLYRNKRAKYFLPSTDEWHKAAYYDPVAGHYWDYPTGSDNVPDGIDFPGDTIFDAVFFDGGNQLGPNDIFNVGVASPSGAFGLGGNVFEWVETAIDRVNSTTLKQRGQAGGDWGSTESTLRATRVLNGSNPGLDLFFNGFRVVSAVPEPNSLGLFVILIGGVRAAFYWMEQGSRQSRARQ from the coding sequence GTGAGAATTCGAGAGGTTTTTCTCGGCAGCTTGGCCATTCTTGCCGTGGTCAGCGCCCCCGCGTCGGGCGACGACTTCGGCGGCGGCGAGCATGCGTTCACGATCGAGTTCGTCACGGTCGGCGCGCCGGGGAACCCGCCGGACGCGCTTCCCAACACGGCCGGCGCCGTCCCCTATGTCTATCGCATCGCCACGTACGAGATCAGCGAGCAGATGGTCGACGCCGCCAATGCGCTGGGAGGCCTGGGGATCACGAAGGACGAGCGGGGCCCCGAGAAGCCGGCGACCAGCGTCACGTGGTTCGAGGCGGCCGCGTTCGTCAACTGGCTCAACACAAGCACCGGCCATCCGCCGGCGTACAAGTTCGACGACGCCGGCGCCTTCCAACTCTGGCTGCCGAGCGACCCGGGGTACGACGCGACGAACCTCTATCGCAACAAACGGGCCAAGTACTTCCTGCCGAGCACCGACGAGTGGCACAAGGCCGCCTACTACGACCCCGTGGCCGGTCACTACTGGGATTACCCCACCGGCAGCGACAACGTCCCCGACGGCATTGACTTCCCAGGGGATACCATCTTCGATGCGGTGTTTTTTGACGGGGGGAATCAACTCGGGCCGAACGATATTTTCAACGTTGGCGTGGCGAGTCCGAGCGGCGCCTTCGGGCTGGGAGGGAATGTCTTTGAGTGGGTTGAGACTGCCATAGATAGAGTCAACAGCACGACACTCAAGCAGCGGGGTCAAGCAGGCGGGGATTGGGGGAGTACAGAGTCTACGCTACGGGCGACCAGGGTTTTGAACGGCTCCAATCCTGGACTAGACCTATTTTTCAACGGGTTTCGAGTCGTGAGTGCGGTTCCAGAGCCGAATTCGTTAGGGCTATTCGTCATCCTCATCGGTGGAGTCCGAGCGGCGTTTTATTGGATGGAACAAGGCAGCCGACAAAGCCGCGCAAGGCAATGA